Proteins found in one Exiguobacterium sp. 9-2 genomic segment:
- the lysA gene encoding diaminopimelate decarboxylase, with product MYGSQYLTEENNTLHIDGVAATDLAAQYGTPLYVMAERELTDRLATVREHFLDKYPNTYASFASKALTVSAVYEQVVRHGLGIDVVTGGELFIARQSGVPAERIYFHGSNKSTADLQYAVEEGVGRIVIDHFAEIAQLEAIAAQAGRTVHVLIRIVPQVIGGAHAKIQTGGVDTKFGFSTHASDYLDAIEAILASEHLSLLGIHCHVGSQIQDPSLFEQTARTMMGFVEIIRVQHDFTVSEVNVGGGFGIAYTQDDQPLDFEATIARVMDVIETETARLGIERPRIGIEPGRWVVANAGTTLYTVGAIKEIERVRTYLSVDGGMTDNIRPALYGAVYETVIANRMSGETTEVTVVGAACESGDLVAEKAQLVTPKSGDTLAVFGTGAYNFSMASNYNQFLRPALVFVRDGESREVVRRQTYADLVQCDLGINGVRSES from the coding sequence ATGTATGGAAGTCAATACCTGACAGAAGAAAACAACACGTTGCACATCGATGGTGTCGCAGCGACCGATCTTGCAGCACAGTACGGAACACCATTGTACGTGATGGCAGAACGGGAGCTGACGGATCGACTGGCGACCGTCCGGGAACACTTCCTTGATAAGTATCCGAATACGTATGCTTCCTTCGCTTCTAAAGCATTGACTGTCAGTGCGGTGTATGAACAAGTCGTGCGTCATGGTCTTGGAATTGACGTCGTCACGGGCGGGGAACTCTTCATCGCCCGTCAATCGGGCGTTCCAGCAGAGCGAATTTATTTCCATGGTTCGAATAAATCAACGGCTGATCTTCAGTATGCTGTCGAAGAAGGTGTCGGACGAATCGTCATCGATCACTTTGCAGAGATTGCACAACTGGAAGCGATTGCGGCACAAGCTGGTCGAACGGTTCATGTCTTGATTCGGATCGTGCCACAAGTCATCGGGGGAGCGCATGCGAAAATTCAGACAGGTGGTGTCGATACGAAATTCGGTTTCTCGACACATGCGTCAGATTACTTGGACGCAATCGAAGCGATTTTAGCATCAGAACATCTATCGTTACTTGGCATCCATTGTCATGTCGGTTCGCAAATCCAAGATCCGTCGCTGTTCGAACAGACGGCTCGGACGATGATGGGCTTCGTCGAAATAATTCGTGTACAACATGATTTCACAGTCAGCGAAGTCAACGTTGGAGGTGGGTTCGGAATTGCCTATACGCAGGACGACCAGCCACTTGATTTTGAAGCGACGATCGCACGCGTCATGGATGTCATTGAGACGGAAACGGCACGACTCGGCATCGAACGTCCGCGAATCGGTATCGAACCAGGACGCTGGGTCGTTGCGAATGCAGGGACGACACTTTATACAGTTGGGGCAATCAAAGAGATCGAACGCGTCCGGACATATCTTTCGGTGGACGGTGGAATGACGGATAACATTCGTCCCGCACTTTACGGAGCGGTTTATGAAACCGTCATCGCTAACCGGATGAGTGGCGAAACGACCGAAGTGACCGTCGTTGGAGCAGCTTGTGAATCAGGTGATCTCGTCGCTGAAAAAGCGCAGTTAGTTACGCCAAAGAGTGGCGATACCCTCGCTGTATTTGGAACGGGAGCGTATAACTTCTCGATGGCAAGCAACTACAATCAATTCTTACGTCCGGCACTCGTCTTCGTTCGGGACGGGGAATCCCGCGAAGTCGTCCGTCGACAAACATATGCGGACTTAGTTCAGTGTGATCTTGGAATCAATGGGGTCCGTTCAGAGTCATAA
- a CDS encoding ABC transporter ATP-binding protein — MIEFKNVGKQFKENVVLKGLSLEIQKGELVVFIGPSGCGKTTSLKMINRLIEPSSGTILVNGKDIMKTDTIELRRHMGYVIQQTGLFPHMTVRENIQLIAGLEGKDHDQMDQRTEQLLTMVGLDPRQFIDRYPSELSGGQQQRVGFARALMNDPDVILMDEPFSALDPVTRNDLQEELFNLQEEVKKTIVFVTHDMDEAIKLADRICIMRDGEIVQFDTPEEILRHPKDEYVESFIGKNKIWSSPEFIKAEDIMIEDPVSISGKRTLLQGIEIMRGRKVDSLLITDRDRVLQGLIKLKNIQTIPDKSQRIEEVMEGEIIAVNEHDSLLDVLEVMNQEETGYLPVTDATGKLRGLITRSSLLSVLSEQFIHEEEVQ, encoded by the coding sequence ATGATCGAATTCAAAAACGTCGGCAAGCAGTTTAAGGAAAATGTCGTCTTAAAAGGCTTATCGCTCGAGATTCAAAAGGGTGAACTCGTTGTTTTCATCGGACCAAGTGGTTGTGGGAAAACGACATCACTTAAAATGATCAATCGATTGATCGAACCTTCTTCAGGCACGATTTTGGTCAATGGGAAGGATATCATGAAGACGGATACGATTGAATTAAGACGACATATGGGATATGTCATTCAACAAACTGGTCTGTTCCCTCATATGACGGTCCGGGAAAACATTCAATTGATTGCTGGACTTGAGGGGAAAGATCACGATCAAATGGATCAGCGGACAGAACAACTATTAACGATGGTCGGGCTTGATCCGAGACAATTTATTGATCGTTATCCGAGTGAACTCAGTGGCGGACAGCAGCAACGTGTCGGTTTTGCGCGTGCTCTGATGAATGATCCTGATGTCATCCTAATGGATGAGCCGTTCAGTGCTCTCGATCCCGTTACTCGTAATGATTTGCAGGAAGAGCTTTTCAACTTACAAGAGGAAGTGAAAAAGACGATTGTTTTCGTCACTCATGATATGGATGAAGCGATCAAGTTAGCGGATCGGATATGTATCATGCGTGACGGGGAGATCGTTCAGTTCGATACTCCAGAAGAAATCCTGCGTCATCCAAAAGATGAATATGTCGAATCGTTCATCGGAAAAAATAAAATTTGGAGTAGTCCAGAATTCATCAAGGCAGAAGATATCATGATTGAGGATCCAGTTTCAATCAGTGGTAAACGTACATTGCTACAGGGAATTGAAATCATGCGTGGGCGAAAAGTCGACAGTCTATTGATCACTGATCGTGACCGCGTTTTACAAGGGCTGATTAAGTTAAAGAACATCCAGACGATCCCGGATAAGAGCCAACGAATTGAAGAAGTAATGGAGGGCGAAATCATTGCCGTCAATGAACACGATTCGTTACTTGATGTCCTTGAAGTCATGAATCAGGAAGAGACAGGTTATCTGCCGGTAACAGATGCAACAGGAAAACTAAGAGGATTAATCACGCGTAGTAGCTTACTTTCCGTCTTGAGTGAGCAATTCATTCATGAGGAGGAAGTTCAATGA
- a CDS encoding peptide ABC transporter substrate-binding protein, with the protein MNKTSKIAFAGLSSIALLAVAACGQGNDENTSGSDSKNKKKEVTLVSTTDVPQLDPTKTTDSTSIIVTNNVFEGLYRLDGDNKPTPGIAESVEVSKDKKTYTFKLRKDAKWSDGSAVTADDFIYAWKRALDPKTAAEYAYILQDLKNANKIMAGKAELDELGVKKIDDQTLEVQLEAPAPYFLGLTSFPTYLPLKQSFVEDKGDKFATSVDTMVFNGPFVLDKWQANAGWTYKKNPDYWDKANVKMDQINVKVVKEISTGVNLFEAKEVDFAPITSEFVSQYEKSEDYKTRPDARINFLRFNQKNKALKNKNIRKALALGFEKQGITDVILNDGSKPANFIVAKDFTFTPDGEDFRAKYPDLQSYDADAAKKAWDAGLKELGVKTVELSMLSRDEDAFKKVSEYLKGDLEKHLPGLTINIKQQPFKNFLDLESKGDYDISAAGWGPDYQDPMTFLDMWLTGGSFNRMEYSNKKFDDLIKGAKQQADEAKRWSDMQEAEKILLTDDYAIAPIYQKGEAYLQRTNIDKLYRHPFGADMSFKWMEIK; encoded by the coding sequence ATGAATAAAACATCGAAAATTGCGTTTGCTGGACTATCTAGCATCGCACTACTTGCTGTCGCTGCATGCGGGCAAGGAAATGATGAAAACACAAGCGGATCTGATTCAAAAAACAAGAAAAAGGAAGTCACGCTCGTTTCGACGACAGATGTACCTCAGCTTGATCCGACGAAAACGACGGACTCGACTTCCATCATTGTTACGAACAACGTCTTTGAAGGACTTTATCGACTTGATGGTGATAACAAGCCGACACCTGGAATCGCAGAAAGTGTCGAAGTGTCAAAAGATAAAAAGACATATACGTTTAAATTGCGTAAAGATGCGAAGTGGTCGGATGGATCAGCCGTCACAGCAGATGATTTCATCTATGCTTGGAAGCGTGCACTTGATCCAAAGACAGCCGCAGAATACGCATACATTTTACAGGACTTGAAAAATGCCAATAAAATTATGGCAGGCAAAGCTGAACTCGATGAACTCGGTGTCAAGAAAATCGATGATCAGACACTTGAAGTACAACTCGAAGCTCCAGCACCTTACTTCCTTGGTTTGACGAGTTTTCCGACTTACTTACCATTAAAGCAATCATTCGTTGAAGATAAAGGCGATAAGTTCGCGACAAGTGTGGACACTATGGTCTTCAACGGACCTTTTGTCCTCGATAAGTGGCAAGCGAACGCGGGTTGGACATATAAGAAAAACCCGGATTACTGGGATAAAGCAAACGTCAAGATGGATCAGATCAACGTTAAAGTCGTTAAGGAAATCTCGACTGGCGTCAACCTCTTTGAAGCAAAAGAGGTCGACTTCGCACCGATTACATCTGAATTCGTTTCACAATATGAAAAATCAGAGGATTACAAGACACGTCCAGATGCTCGGATCAACTTCCTCCGCTTTAACCAAAAGAATAAAGCATTGAAAAACAAGAACATCCGAAAAGCGCTCGCACTTGGTTTTGAGAAACAAGGGATTACGGACGTCATCCTAAACGATGGATCAAAACCAGCAAACTTCATCGTTGCGAAAGACTTCACGTTCACACCGGATGGTGAGGATTTCCGAGCGAAATATCCGGATCTTCAAAGCTATGATGCCGATGCAGCGAAAAAAGCTTGGGATGCTGGATTGAAAGAACTTGGTGTCAAAACAGTCGAACTCAGCATGCTCTCACGAGATGAGGATGCATTCAAGAAAGTCTCTGAATACTTAAAAGGTGATCTAGAGAAACATCTTCCTGGTTTGACGATCAATATCAAACAACAACCGTTCAAGAACTTCCTCGACCTCGAATCGAAGGGCGATTATGATATCTCTGCAGCTGGATGGGGACCTGACTATCAGGATCCAATGACGTTCCTCGATATGTGGTTGACAGGCGGAAGCTTCAACCGGATGGAATACTCGAACAAAAAATTCGATGATCTCATCAAAGGGGCAAAACAACAAGCAGATGAAGCGAAACGTTGGTCTGATATGCAAGAAGCTGAAAAAATCTTGCTAACCGATGACTACGCGATCGCGCCGATCTATCAAAAAGGTGAAGCGTACTTGCAACGGACAAACATTGATAAATTATACCGTCACCCATTCGGTGCCGATATGAGCTTTAAATGGATGGAAATCAAGTAA
- the ade gene encoding adenine deaminase, with amino-acid sequence MEQTVRERLIAIAAKKEKAAVVYQNISVIDVMTRETYTADVAIDSGFIAAVGEGYEGVENRPGTSLFIAPSFVDAHVHIESSMVPPSEYEQAILPLGVTTIIADPHEIANVKGAEGLSFMLDDAEDLALDVRMMLPSCVPATSFEHAGASLDAAALAPFVNHPGVHGLGEVMDYPAVERADRDMLQKIKQIEDAGKLVDGHAAGLGLREINIYGVAGIRTDHESVSKEDAIARARRGLYVEVREGSAARNLKEVLDAVTESNASRFLFCTDDKHLDDTLREGTIDYNIRYAIRHGIKRETAYAMASLHATNAYRLDDRGAIVPGRRADFVLLSDADNVVIDEVYIQGNCVARAGKTIRPVRRAHVPESLRGTLNTKPITPEVFALPLESARAHVIGVIPKSIVTEHLILDVPLQEGHFVPVPEEDLLKIAVIERHHGTSFSAVGIVKGFKMKRGAIAATVAHDSHNLVIVGASDEEMQLAAERLVQAGGGVIAVNGQDVLAELPLEIAGLMTNRPFQEVGDTLEALNDALDVLEADRSFNPYLTMSFLCLPVIPELKLTDSGLFDVKHFQHISVQAN; translated from the coding sequence ATGGAACAAACAGTACGTGAACGATTGATTGCGATTGCTGCAAAAAAAGAGAAAGCAGCTGTCGTCTATCAGAACATTTCAGTCATCGATGTCATGACACGTGAGACGTATACGGCAGATGTAGCGATTGATTCAGGCTTTATTGCTGCTGTCGGAGAGGGGTATGAAGGAGTCGAGAATCGTCCGGGAACGAGTCTGTTCATCGCTCCAAGTTTTGTTGATGCCCATGTCCATATCGAATCATCGATGGTACCACCAAGTGAGTATGAGCAGGCGATTTTACCACTAGGCGTCACGACGATCATCGCGGATCCACATGAGATTGCGAACGTCAAAGGCGCAGAAGGTTTGTCCTTCATGCTAGATGATGCAGAAGATCTCGCCCTTGACGTGCGCATGATGTTACCGAGCTGTGTCCCGGCGACTTCGTTTGAACATGCGGGGGCATCACTTGATGCTGCGGCACTTGCGCCATTCGTCAATCATCCGGGTGTCCATGGTTTAGGTGAAGTCATGGATTATCCGGCTGTCGAACGAGCCGATCGCGACATGTTACAAAAAATCAAACAGATTGAAGACGCAGGGAAACTTGTCGATGGACATGCTGCAGGACTCGGACTACGCGAAATCAACATTTATGGTGTCGCTGGAATTCGGACGGATCATGAATCCGTCAGTAAGGAAGATGCAATTGCACGAGCACGTCGTGGTCTGTATGTCGAGGTACGGGAAGGGTCAGCAGCCCGAAACTTGAAGGAAGTACTCGATGCCGTGACAGAGAGTAATGCCAGCAGGTTCCTCTTCTGTACGGATGATAAACATTTGGACGATACATTACGCGAAGGTACGATTGATTATAATATTCGCTATGCGATTCGTCATGGGATTAAACGCGAAACAGCGTATGCGATGGCATCGTTGCACGCGACGAACGCGTATCGTCTAGACGATCGGGGAGCCATCGTACCAGGACGCCGGGCGGACTTCGTCTTATTATCGGATGCCGATAACGTCGTGATTGATGAGGTTTATATTCAAGGGAATTGTGTCGCACGAGCAGGGAAAACGATTCGACCCGTTCGCCGTGCTCATGTGCCGGAGTCATTACGTGGAACCTTGAATACAAAACCGATCACACCAGAAGTATTCGCCCTTCCACTCGAATCAGCACGTGCGCATGTCATCGGAGTCATTCCGAAAAGCATCGTCACCGAGCATTTAATTCTCGACGTTCCACTTCAAGAAGGGCATTTCGTTCCTGTGCCAGAGGAGGATCTCTTAAAAATTGCTGTCATTGAGCGTCATCACGGGACATCGTTCTCAGCAGTTGGGATCGTCAAAGGATTTAAGATGAAGCGTGGAGCGATTGCTGCGACCGTTGCTCATGATTCACATAATCTCGTCATCGTTGGGGCATCAGACGAAGAGATGCAACTCGCTGCAGAACGTCTTGTTCAAGCGGGTGGGGGTGTCATTGCTGTTAATGGACAAGACGTGCTTGCAGAGTTACCGCTTGAAATCGCTGGGTTGATGACGAATCGTCCTTTCCAAGAAGTCGGGGATACACTCGAAGCATTAAACGATGCACTTGATGTATTAGAAGCGGATCGGTCCTTTAATCCTTATTTGACGATGTCGTTCCTTTGCTTACCGGTCATTCCGGAATTGAAGTTGACCGACAGTGGGTTATTCGATGTGAAACACTTCCAGCATATTTCAGTACAAGCAAACTAA
- a CDS encoding MgtC/SapB family protein, with protein sequence MNWIHVFQLEDLFKLLIAAALGIFMGFEREIKNKPVGIRTSLVITLISCLLTIVSIKSVSLYHDMATNVQMDPMRLVAQIIAGIGFIGAGVILRRPHDIVSGLTTAAIIWSSSGIGIAVGAGFIWESVFLVLFLFFLLEGLTRGMRRINNSRFEANVLVAHLLLPADLDPSEIIFALERKGVHITNMRMRGDPVRLTLRMYSPHKLTIFLLYDYLKSLGIKDIDLDQ encoded by the coding sequence ATGAACTGGATTCATGTATTTCAGCTCGAGGACCTCTTCAAACTCCTAATAGCTGCTGCCCTTGGAATTTTCATGGGATTCGAGCGTGAAATAAAAAATAAACCGGTCGGTATACGCACTAGCCTCGTAATTACCCTCATCAGCTGTCTTTTAACCATCGTATCGATCAAATCCGTTTCACTCTATCACGATATGGCGACGAATGTTCAAATGGATCCGATGCGCCTTGTCGCACAAATCATTGCCGGAATCGGCTTCATTGGTGCTGGTGTCATTTTGCGTCGCCCTCACGATATCGTCAGTGGATTGACGACGGCCGCCATTATATGGAGTTCAAGTGGAATTGGAATTGCTGTCGGTGCAGGATTTATATGGGAATCAGTTTTTCTTGTTTTGTTTTTGTTCTTCTTATTAGAGGGGTTGACTCGAGGAATGCGCCGTATTAATAACAGTCGGTTCGAAGCGAACGTCCTTGTCGCACACTTGCTCCTTCCTGCTGATCTGGATCCATCTGAAATCATCTTCGCTCTTGAACGAAAAGGTGTTCATATTACGAATATGCGCATGCGAGGAGATCCGGTTCGATTGACATTACGAATGTATTCCCCGCATAAACTGACCATATTCCTACTTTATGACTATTTAAAATCACTCGGAATTAAGGATATAGACCTTGATCAGTGA
- a CDS encoding gamma carbonic anhydrase family protein: MKYRVGSLIPNIDPSVYLADGSKVIGEVTIGKDSSVWFNTVIRGDEGPIQIGERVNIQDGSMIHQYEGFPTIIEDEVTIGHMAMIHGGIIRKGALIGMSATILDEAEIGEGAFVAAGSLVPPKMKVPAGTMVMGVPAKIVRDISDHDRFIMERTVRKYVKRGQQYADSCEAITEDLTSL; this comes from the coding sequence ATGAAATATCGTGTCGGTTCACTTATTCCAAACATCGATCCATCCGTTTATTTAGCGGATGGATCAAAGGTCATCGGAGAGGTCACGATCGGAAAAGACTCATCCGTCTGGTTCAATACAGTCATCCGGGGAGATGAAGGTCCGATCCAAATCGGAGAACGCGTCAACATTCAAGATGGTTCGATGATTCATCAGTATGAAGGGTTTCCGACTATCATTGAAGATGAAGTCACGATTGGTCATATGGCAATGATTCATGGAGGTATCATTCGAAAAGGAGCTTTGATTGGAATGTCGGCAACGATCCTTGATGAAGCTGAAATTGGAGAAGGTGCATTCGTTGCTGCCGGAAGTCTTGTTCCGCCAAAAATGAAGGTGCCTGCAGGGACAATGGTTATGGGGGTTCCTGCAAAAATCGTCCGCGATATCAGCGACCACGATCGATTCATCATGGAACGGACAGTCCGAAAATATGTGAAACGAGGGCAGCAATATGCCGATAGTTGTGAAGCCATTACAGAGGATTTGACAAGTTTGTGA
- a CDS encoding ABC transporter permease/substrate-binding protein — MNGFFDYVKNNTDQIGDLLLEHLQLTVFAVVIAVVLGIPIGILITRYQKFAKPVLALTSVVQAVPSLALLGFLIPFIGIGSTPAIIMVVLYSLLPIVKNTYTGLSSIPGDTLEAAKGIGLTDRQILSKVQIPLALPIMMAGIRISAVTAVGLMTISAFIGAGGLGYLVFSGIQTVDNNQILAGAIPAGILALIIDFVVSRIEYSVAPNGIPLADGRIKNKARKRRKAMSAGRKIAIASIVFLLVGGTVAYSFLKEDKIVIGSKNFTEQLILGNMLADLIEDKTDLQVERQLNLGGTKVAYGALEKGEIDAYVEYTGTLLIDVLKQEVETDPKTVYAKVGKMIPEKSQVDVLDPIGFNNTYALAMTKEDIKKYDLKTVSDMSKVSDRLILGSTIEFANREDGYLGLKKKYPDMKFKDVQPVDGGLRYTALTNGRTNVIDSFSTDGLLKKFDLTVLKDDKEFFPPYYAVPLVRQETLKEHPELKKVLNTLKDKITDETMQELNYKADVEKQRPEKVARDFLIKEGLISK, encoded by the coding sequence ATGAACGGTTTCTTTGATTATGTAAAAAATAATACCGATCAAATCGGTGACTTATTACTGGAGCACTTACAGCTGACGGTCTTTGCCGTCGTCATCGCCGTCGTCCTTGGGATTCCGATCGGGATTTTAATCACGCGCTATCAAAAGTTCGCAAAACCGGTCCTCGCGCTGACGAGCGTCGTGCAAGCCGTCCCGAGTCTTGCTTTACTCGGTTTCTTAATTCCGTTCATCGGTATCGGATCGACACCAGCGATCATCATGGTCGTGCTCTATTCACTCTTGCCGATCGTCAAAAATACGTACACAGGTCTATCGAGTATTCCGGGAGATACGCTTGAAGCAGCAAAAGGAATTGGTTTGACGGATCGTCAAATCCTCAGTAAGGTCCAGATTCCGCTTGCCTTACCGATCATGATGGCAGGGATTCGGATTTCAGCCGTCACAGCGGTCGGTTTAATGACGATTTCAGCATTCATCGGTGCCGGTGGTCTTGGTTACCTTGTCTTTTCAGGTATTCAAACGGTTGATAATAACCAGATTCTCGCCGGAGCGATTCCAGCTGGTATCTTAGCGCTTATCATCGACTTCGTCGTCAGCCGGATTGAATATTCGGTGGCGCCGAACGGTATTCCGCTCGCAGATGGTCGAATTAAAAACAAGGCACGGAAGCGCCGTAAAGCGATGTCAGCGGGACGCAAGATCGCAATCGCAAGCATCGTCTTCCTATTGGTTGGTGGTACAGTCGCTTATTCTTTCCTCAAGGAAGATAAGATCGTCATCGGATCGAAGAACTTTACGGAACAGTTGATTCTTGGAAATATGTTAGCGGATTTAATCGAAGATAAAACGGATCTACAAGTCGAACGTCAATTAAATCTCGGGGGGACGAAGGTCGCTTACGGGGCGCTTGAAAAAGGGGAGATTGACGCGTATGTCGAGTACACAGGGACATTGTTGATCGACGTGCTCAAGCAGGAAGTCGAGACGGATCCGAAAACGGTCTATGCAAAAGTCGGGAAGATGATTCCCGAAAAAAGTCAGGTCGATGTCCTAGATCCGATCGGCTTCAACAATACGTATGCTCTTGCCATGACAAAAGAAGACATTAAGAAGTACGACTTGAAGACAGTGTCGGACATGTCAAAAGTCAGTGATCGCTTGATTCTCGGTTCAACGATTGAATTCGCGAACCGTGAGGATGGTTATCTTGGTCTAAAGAAGAAGTATCCGGATATGAAGTTCAAAGATGTACAACCAGTTGATGGAGGACTTCGCTATACAGCATTGACGAACGGTCGAACGAATGTCATCGATAGTTTTTCAACAGACGGTCTTTTAAAGAAGTTTGATTTGACTGTACTCAAAGATGATAAAGAGTTCTTCCCACCCTACTATGCGGTACCACTTGTTCGTCAAGAAACCCTTAAAGAACATCCAGAGCTGAAAAAAGTCCTCAACACATTGAAGGATAAAATCACGGATGAAACGATGCAAGAACTGAACTACAAAGCAGATGTTGAGAAGCAGCGTCCTGAAAAAGTCGCGCGTGATTTCTTGATTAAAGAAGGATTGATTTCTAAATAA
- a CDS encoding LysM peptidoglycan-binding domain-containing protein — MNIKKPTIMMIGLLLLTPLSIPSQVDAASSTFVTKGTTTKKVVALTFDDGSDGTNIAKILSVLKSNQVKATFFLTGSGANNHPQSIKNITTASPTHQIGNHSYSHPDFTTLSASQMTSELSRTESLIRSLTGKTTKPIFRAPFGASNSKVLSVVGAAGYTKTIQWNIDSTDWKGISSTAILDRVLPKVVPGSIILMHTGAGAKGTPTALPTMISKLKAKGYSFVTISELLRSTVPTGTTYTVKAGDTLYSIARKYNVSVSALASANNITNWSLLNVGQVLKIPTTTYTVKAGDTLYSIATRYGVTVTALMQANGITNPNLLLVGQVLKIPK, encoded by the coding sequence ATGAACATCAAGAAACCCACCATCATGATGATCGGATTGCTTCTCCTAACCCCACTTTCAATTCCCTCACAGGTCGATGCAGCGAGTTCTACGTTTGTCACAAAAGGAACGACGACCAAAAAAGTCGTCGCATTGACATTTGATGACGGTTCAGACGGAACGAACATTGCCAAAATATTAAGTGTCTTAAAAAGTAATCAAGTGAAAGCTACTTTCTTTTTAACAGGCAGTGGTGCAAACAACCATCCTCAATCGATTAAAAACATCACAACCGCCTCTCCAACACATCAAATCGGCAATCACTCGTATTCACATCCGGATTTCACGACTTTATCAGCAAGCCAAATGACAAGTGAATTATCCCGGACGGAGTCGCTCATCCGATCCTTGACCGGAAAAACGACGAAACCAATTTTTCGGGCGCCGTTCGGCGCGAGTAACAGCAAGGTATTGAGTGTCGTCGGAGCGGCTGGTTATACGAAAACGATTCAATGGAATATCGATTCGACGGATTGGAAAGGGATCTCTTCAACAGCCATCTTGGATCGTGTGTTACCAAAAGTCGTTCCTGGATCAATCATCCTCATGCACACTGGGGCTGGTGCGAAAGGAACACCAACCGCCCTGCCGACGATGATTTCGAAATTAAAAGCAAAAGGCTATTCGTTCGTCACGATTTCAGAACTGTTGCGTTCTACGGTCCCAACCGGTACGACGTATACGGTCAAAGCGGGCGATACACTCTATTCGATTGCCCGTAAATACAATGTCTCGGTCTCTGCCCTCGCGAGTGCGAACAACATCACGAATTGGAGTCTACTCAATGTCGGTCAAGTCTTAAAAATCCCGACAACGACGTATACGGTTAAAGCGGGTGATACACTTTACTCGATTGCGACACGTTACGGCGTCACCGTCACAGCATTAATGCAGGCGAACGGCATCACAAATCCGAATCTCTTACTCGTTGGACAAGTCTTGAAAATCCCAAAATGA